GCACAAGAGCCTCAGCATTTTTTCAATCCACTGCAAGGCTATACTTTGAAATTAGACTCCCTTAGTCTTGAATTTCACCGTCCccaactgacattttaaaagtgatCAAGCCTTGCATGGACCCTTGTCACCGTGCGCAGATGACAGATGTCTTCACTAGGGCAGCTTGGAAAGATgatcttttctgtgtgggatCATTACCATTACCATTGCTGCAGGCCTGAACACACTGTTGTTTTATTACCACTCACCATAAGCACTCTAAACTGTATTAGCAAAGGCAGAGTCCTTAAAGGAACCATCGATCGAAGAATAGTGGAGGAAATTCAGATCCTCTGTCACAAATATCAGAGCTGCGGTGTAAAAATACAAACCAATTACACAATTCAGCTCACTCTTCTTTCTCAATCACACCAATTGGTTTTAACTGAATTCCCTTCGGCACACTCAACCAAAACCctctgtgggagagaaaaatGGATGAGCGGCAGACATCTTCAGTGCCAAGGAAAGCAACAGGTCCACCGTATAAATTAGGCTTTTGTGGGGAATTGAAAAGCTGGCACTGTGCCAAGGAAGCCATTACCATCAGGCCGTTCTCCCCGGCCCTTAGTTAATCTCTCCCTCCCGGGCTGTGCGGCTTTCAACATGCACAATTGAGACATGGCAGAACAGCGGCTAGTCATGAATACGCTCGGTTCTATTTAAAAACGCCGTCTCATCAGTGTGCGTTCCGTCAACCGCAATATGTAGGGGCGTTTCCACGGAACTCGACTGTCTGTGTAACAAAGAGTGCTTTTTGCGTTACCGATAAACCACGAATATCGTAACACAGGTCATATTACTTTCCAAAAGAGTGGGTGTGCATTAACTACAAAGGAAGCGTGCTACTGTTTTAGGGGTAAGCTTTTGTGACAAACATAAATCTAAGCCACGGCAACAGCAGACAAGAGTTTTATTTCACTACAAAAGAGCCATTTCAAGTTTCAGCGCAGCACTGAAGGATAACATCCCCATCAGACAGTACAGTAAAGAGGAGGTTCTAAATTCCAAAGGAAAGTCAGCTGAGCACTCAGGACAGCCTCACATGCAACACtacagctttttttaaagttttttttttgggggggtggggggggtgtggtgggaatgaaaagtaaaacgattatacaaaataaatacacacacattctcgcTTCTGATACAGTACATTGATCTTTGAAGGCAAGAACTCCATGAAACAAAATCTAGTCGTTCGTTAAACAAAATAGGTTGAGGatgataaatgaaattattattattaataataataataataataataataggactAATTATGAGAATGGGAGATTGCGCTTTATGGACATTCATGTTTAGGTACATATTTTGTTCATAACTGGCCTCATGGAACATTGGACATTTTTCTTGGGTGGATCAAGGCCATTTAATGCAGTTCACATAGTTTTTTGACATCATTTAGGGTTAGCCACATACATTCAACATGAAAAAACCCAAACCACTGATTTGCATTAAATCAGAAGGAATGCAATGCTCTTCAAGCAGAATTTCGTGGAAACCTGTAACAAGTGGGTCAACTCCACCCCACACAAATGTTTAATTGGTCTAACCATCTTCTTATACAAAAATTCAGCTTGTAAATGTTACTAACAAGTccttgatcttttttttttttggaaatgcatAGGAAATTGATTCtcagtaggaaaaaaaaagaaatattacaCATGGCTTTCGTAGATGACCTGGGTTGGCTTGACCTTGTCTTCTGCAGgatccacttcctcttcctgttcctgttccagggGTGTGGCCTGTGGCTCTGCCTCCAGCTTCAGCGGCTCCTTCGCGGGAGGAtgagcagggggagaggggcaggcgGACGGCGCCTTCACCGAAGCCTCGGGCATGGCGGACTCGATGCCGCAGTACCCCCCGGCCGCCAGCGGGGGGTGCACGGACACCTGGATGGCGATGTGCTGGGGGTGCTCCTCCAGCGAGGCGTCGTCCGAGTCGGCGGCGGGCGAGTTGCTGCGCTCCCGCTCGCGGAGGATGGTGTACACGTCCGCGTCCCCGCCGCAGGCGCCCTCTTGGCTCTCCGGGGCCTGGCGCACGAAGGTGTGCCTcatctcctccacccccaccacctccaggATCTCCTCCATGAAGGTGCGGCAGTTCATGATCAGCGGCGGCAGCGGTATGCTCCGGGCCAGCTCCTCGATGTAGCGGGCGAACTCCATGGTCTTGAACTGCGTGACCTTGGCCAGCTCCAGCGTCTTGGCCGAGGTGATGATGGGGATCCGCTTGGCGATCTCGAAGGCCTTCTGGAGCTTCTCGGCGCCCTCGGTGCGGAAGAACTCGTTGATGGCCTTCTCAGTCTTCTTCAGGTGGCTGCTCATCATGCACAGGCGGGTGACGTTCATCACCATGATGATGGTGAACGTCACCAGGCACACGATCATGTAGTAGATGCCCATGTCGTCGCTGGTGAACACCACGCGCAGCGTCACCGTGTGGTTGCTGCTGCCGTACACGTTGGAGGCCATGCAGGTGTACTTGCCCCGGTCGGCGAACGTGATGCTGGTGATGTTGAGTTCGCCGCTGTCTAATATCCACCATTTCCCACCTGTAGCCAAggaggagaacaaaaaaaagcacacttaGTGGAGGAGGTAGGTGCAACTGTTCTTATTAGTCAAAGCGTCCATTGTCACGGTAATTATGGCGGTTGCTTTCACACAATCATGTTAGCaagagacaaaaaagaaaatcctgtCAAGCAAGGCATCAGCATATATCATTAAACTGACAGCAGTAGGGAATAACAGTTGAAGCATGGCACTTCAAGGACAGAGAGGTCATTGGTTCAAATCATGGAGGTGCTGAAAACATGCAGCAAGGTATTGCAAATGGTTAAATTACCCAAAttacatctttttaaaacaaagattgAGTGCAGGTAGAAGTAGCCATGCAATCAACCCCTGGAGTGGATGGACATAGATCCCATTTAAGGTACGAGGGCCCTTGAGACTGAAGATATTGCTGGCACGGGGTGTCTGGAAGACATTATTCCGTGCCTCTGTGAAGGCAAATGGCTGACGGAGAGTTTTGGCAGAGCGCGCTGGATTTATTCGATAGCCCTTGAGGGCCGTAAAAACCGCCCGCAAATGAACCGCATTTAAATTAAGCCCCTCTTTAGGACGGGTCTGTAATTAACCTGCGCCGTTCCTCCCGGCTTCTCCCCGGCTGCCGTTTATGAGCCGACGCGGGGCACGGCGGAGGCACCGGCGGGACCCGGTGCTGACGGCTCCTGGCGGCCCCCGTGTCATCCAGCTGCTCTCGCTGTCGATCTTTAAACGGACACCGGCAGAGCGGTAGAGTGCCGCCCACATCCCTTGAAAGGATAAAacgcacgtgtgcgtgcgtgtgagagagagagtgtttgcatgtgtgcacgaCAGGTCTTAAGAGGACTGGATAACAGCATATTATCGACAGTCGTCACGGTGGCAATGAAATGCGAATTCTCTTAAAGGGCAATCACAATATAACGCATCCCACATTAGACCAACTCATTTTAGTCTAGAGGGCTTTCATTAAATGACGCTGAACTTGTTAGTATGGCTTCAAATTTGACTAATTCATCACTCCTAATGGAAACACCCGAAGTCACGCCAGAAAATTACTGTGATGCGTGATGTCATAGGGGAAACACAAACAGCTCTGCTATCATACCTTTAGgttgaaaagatgacagaaattAACAGCACTGAAAAATTAGAAGACATTCAGGTTTGGGCCAGGTTTGATCGAAGTTGGAGGATTCTTCCCAAAGCCAGCAACCTGAGCACTTTTTCAGAAATTTGCCTTTTAGCTATCTTGCCCAGATTCATACAAGAAGACTGATATCAATTGTGTGCATCCCTGTGCCTCCGGTACAAGGATATTAGACAATATGGGGCTGCATGCTAACAGTGTTAGCTCTATCGATGGCTGCAGATGGACAGCACTAGCTTAGCTCCTACATTAGGATCTACTCCAAACCACCTCTCGTGAGAAAATTAGTCTAAAATCATATATCGATTTAACTCATATCCATTAGCATGGTCTTTT
The nucleotide sequence above comes from Anguilla rostrata isolate EN2019 chromosome 7, ASM1855537v3, whole genome shotgun sequence. Encoded proteins:
- the mfap3l gene encoding microfibrillar-associated protein 3-like isoform X2, with the protein product MWAALYRSAGVRLKIDSESSWMTRGPPGAVSTGSRRCLRRAPRRLINGSRGEAGRNGAGGKWWILDSGELNITSITFADRGKYTCMASNVYGSSNHTVTLRVVFTSDDMGIYYMIVCLVTFTIIMVMNVTRLCMMSSHLKKTEKAINEFFRTEGAEKLQKAFEIAKRIPIITSAKTLELAKVTQFKTMEFARYIEELARSIPLPPLIMNCRTFMEEILEVVGVEEMRHTFVRQAPESQEGACGGDADVYTILRERERSNSPAADSDDASLEEHPQHIAIQVSVHPPLAAGGYCGIESAMPEASVKAPSACPSPPAHPPAKEPLKLEAEPQATPLEQEQEEEVDPAEDKVKPTQVIYESHV
- the mfap3l gene encoding microfibrillar-associated protein 3-like isoform X1, which translates into the protein MNGVSGYTFMFWVSVITLHTTGTQGLVSENNRTGNGTSEDGGAPVVLTKISQIIAREGKSALIDCNATGDPLPNIQWFNSRGNLLDAETSGGKWWILDSGELNITSITFADRGKYTCMASNVYGSSNHTVTLRVVFTSDDMGIYYMIVCLVTFTIIMVMNVTRLCMMSSHLKKTEKAINEFFRTEGAEKLQKAFEIAKRIPIITSAKTLELAKVTQFKTMEFARYIEELARSIPLPPLIMNCRTFMEEILEVVGVEEMRHTFVRQAPESQEGACGGDADVYTILRERERSNSPAADSDDASLEEHPQHIAIQVSVHPPLAAGGYCGIESAMPEASVKAPSACPSPPAHPPAKEPLKLEAEPQATPLEQEQEEEVDPAEDKVKPTQVIYESHV